The Caproicibacterium lactatifermentans genome contains a region encoding:
- a CDS encoding TetR/AcrR family transcriptional regulator, with amino-acid sequence MHTINIAVTSKSAILKVCRDMVSEKGLSALNMRSVAQACHVALGSLYNYFSSKDDLVIATIESVWQDIFHMDHKCTMNLPFPEYVGWIFESVRRGSKEYPNFLTAHSLSFASTGKNKAKDTMQHYFSHIKMGMTEALNADTAIRKDAFTPAFTESDFIDFVLTNVLTMLMQKKGDCGVLLAIIRRTIYAD; translated from the coding sequence GTGCATACAATCAATATCGCTGTAACATCCAAGTCCGCCATTCTCAAAGTCTGTAGGGACATGGTTTCGGAAAAGGGGCTGTCAGCGCTGAATATGCGCTCGGTTGCACAGGCCTGTCATGTGGCGCTGGGGTCACTTTACAACTATTTTTCCAGTAAAGATGATTTGGTTATCGCAACGATTGAGAGTGTCTGGCAGGATATTTTCCACATGGACCATAAATGCACAATGAATTTGCCGTTTCCCGAATACGTCGGCTGGATTTTTGAGAGCGTTCGGCGCGGCAGCAAAGAATACCCAAATTTTTTAACGGCACATTCGCTCAGCTTTGCAAGCACGGGGAAGAACAAGGCGAAGGATACCATGCAGCATTATTTTTCCCACATCAAAATGGGAATGACGGAAGCATTAAATGCGGATACTGCCATTAGAAAAGACGCCTTTACGCCTGCCTTTACCGAATCTGACTTTATTGATTTTGTGCTTACCAATGTTTTAACAATGCTTATGCAGAAAAAAGGTGACTGCGGTGTGCTGCTTGCAATCATTCGCCGCACCATTTATGCTGACTGA
- a CDS encoding sugar transferase — translation MRFEDLPAWMQNADTKTCFEKLRQHRGTLAAKRLFDIVVSFLILVILSPLLLITAAAVKLDSKGPVFYRQERVGRYGKPFRIYKFRTMVQDADKKGLQITVGQDPRITRVGRVIRKCRLDEFAQVLNVLDGTMSLVGPRPEVPKYVKAYQPAYLSTLLVRPGVTAPSSIHFRNEDEILAESPLDPETTYIEKILPTKMQLNLQYMDSISVGNDIKVMVQTVRAVF, via the coding sequence TTGCGCTTTGAAGACCTGCCTGCATGGATGCAGAACGCGGACACAAAAACCTGTTTTGAAAAGCTGCGGCAGCACCGCGGAACGCTTGCAGCTAAGCGTTTATTTGATATTGTGGTTTCTTTTTTGATACTGGTGATTTTGTCACCGCTGCTGTTGATAACGGCCGCTGCGGTAAAATTGGACTCCAAAGGACCGGTGTTCTATCGGCAGGAGCGTGTTGGCCGCTATGGAAAACCGTTCCGTATCTATAAGTTTCGTACCATGGTGCAGGACGCGGATAAAAAAGGATTGCAGATAACTGTTGGACAGGACCCGCGCATTACGCGCGTTGGCCGCGTTATCCGTAAATGCCGTCTGGACGAGTTTGCACAGGTGCTGAATGTGCTGGACGGCACGATGAGTTTGGTCGGTCCCCGTCCGGAAGTACCGAAGTATGTAAAGGCATATCAGCCGGCCTATCTGTCCACACTGCTGGTACGGCCGGGCGTGACGGCACCCAGCAGCATTCACTTCCGCAATGAAGACGAGATTTTGGCGGAGTCGCCGTTGGACCCCGAAACGACTTATATTGAGAAGATTCTGCCGACCAAAATGCAGCTGAACCTGCAGTATATGGATTCCATTTCGGTAGGAAATGATATTAAAGTCATGGTTCAGACAGTGCGCGCTGTTTTTTGA
- a CDS encoding polysaccharide deacetylase family protein, with protein MYFIWKKRNIVIALLAVAAAAGLLFTWYGRQVSVAAAAKTKTVNPNWGLSFPQPGKQPVGNASPQFLRQYQAYFLGNDKDKTLYLTFDAGYEAGYTPKILDALKKHHVHATFFVVGNYLQTRPDLVKRMAAEGHTVGNHTWHHYDMSKISDTAVFEKELRSVEEKYKEITGKPMQRVYRPPQGRYSVANLQQAQKLGYKTFFWSLAYVDWYKDKQPTKEEAFKRILPRTHPGAVVLLHLTSKTNADILDELLTKWEQMGYHFGMVTDLH; from the coding sequence GTGTATTTCATCTGGAAAAAGCGAAACATTGTGATTGCCCTGCTTGCGGTTGCGGCAGCAGCTGGCCTGCTTTTTACATGGTACGGCCGGCAGGTCAGCGTGGCCGCAGCGGCAAAGACAAAAACGGTCAATCCCAACTGGGGCCTGTCCTTTCCGCAGCCGGGAAAGCAGCCCGTGGGGAATGCCTCTCCGCAGTTTTTGCGGCAGTATCAGGCTTATTTTCTTGGAAATGACAAGGATAAAACACTGTATCTGACGTTTGACGCAGGGTACGAAGCTGGTTATACGCCAAAAATTTTGGATGCCCTGAAAAAGCATCATGTGCACGCTACTTTTTTCGTTGTGGGAAACTACCTGCAAACGCGGCCGGACCTTGTGAAGCGTATGGCGGCGGAAGGACATACGGTCGGCAATCATACGTGGCACCACTATGATATGTCGAAAATTTCTGACACGGCTGTCTTTGAAAAAGAACTGCGTTCTGTGGAGGAAAAGTATAAAGAGATTACCGGAAAGCCCATGCAGCGCGTGTATCGGCCGCCGCAGGGCCGCTACAGCGTTGCAAACCTGCAGCAGGCGCAGAAGCTCGGCTATAAAACGTTTTTCTGGAGCCTTGCCTATGTAGATTGGTACAAAGATAAACAGCCAACCAAAGAAGAAGCCTTTAAGCGAATTTTGCCGCGGACTCATCCGGGAGCGGTTGTTTTACTGCACCTCACCTCCAAAACAAATGCGGATATTTTAGATGAACTCCTTACCAAATGGGAACAGATGGGGTATCACTTTGGCATGGTTACAGACCTGCACTAA